The following are from one region of the Arachis duranensis cultivar V14167 chromosome 10, aradu.V14167.gnm2.J7QH, whole genome shotgun sequence genome:
- the LOC107469042 gene encoding uncharacterized protein LOC107469042, which yields MNFTGNSQEMENSELKVHTTELCKKRIAKNRSKPLLDLNEPRWGRLWKARAHPRVINYVWRVLNNSLPTRLNLQKRGVNCIALCPRCWKKKETEHHLLKECEFARCFWFHSQLGIRTSDFLDLDIRKWIEELLDKLDMDLQGLLCTSILHLWVARNEVLHEEVDRSPMEVADRAMKNFKEYQKALTVIEDVIHPPPLGSQSVEFWRRPPTHKLKINVDASCIDEETVGIGAVARDSEGTILMSGMWKVNLSIKSHEAEALACLMGLERARKCCFFDIIVKSDNIEVIQSLREKRIQSNYLSTFIVDCLHLIPSFRSVEFSHVKRNGNRITHELANMALTTPNTMWMEEAPQNICNMAWLERLGPIHE from the coding sequence ATGAATTTTACTGGAAATTCACAAGAAATGGAGAATTCAGAGTTAAAGGTGCATACCACCGAATTATGCAAGAAAAGAATCGCCAAAAACAGAAGCAAACCCCTCCTAGACCTGAACGAACCAAGATGGGGGAGATTGTGGAAAGCCAGAGCCCACCCCAGAGTAATAAACTATGTGTGGAGAGTGTTGAACAATTCACTTCCAACTCGCCTCAACCTGCAAAAAAGAGGAGTGAATTGCATAGCGCTGTGCCCAAGGTGTTGGAAAAAGAAGGAAACAGAACATCACCTACTCAAAGAGTGTGAATTTGCTCGTTGTTTCTGGTTTCATAGCCAATTGGGAATTCGTACCTCAGATTTCCTTGATTTGGACATCAGAAAGTGGATTGAAGAATTATTGGATAAATTGGACATGGATTTGCAGGGTCTTTTATGCACGAGCATTCTCCACCTTTGGGTTGCACGAAACGAAGTCCTCCACGAAGAAGTAGATAGATCACCCATGGAAGTAGCAGACAGAGCCATGAAGAATTTCAAAGAGTACCAAAAAGCTCTCACAGTAATTGAGGATGTAATTCACCCACCTCCGCTAGGTTCACAAAGTGTAGAATTTTGGAGAAGACCACCAACCCACAAGCTGAAAATTAATGTGGATGCATCATGCATTGATGAGGAGACAGTGGGAATAGGAGCAGTGGCAAGAGACTCAGAAGGAACCATACTCATGTCTGGCATGTGGAAAGTAAATTTATCTATTAAGTCACATGAGGCTGAGGCTTTAGCATGTTTGATGGGCTTAGAAAGAGCTCGAAAATGCTGTTTTTTTGATATTATTGTGAAGAGTGATAACATTGAGGTCATACAAAGTCTTAGAGAAAAAAGAATTCAAAGTAATTATCTCAGTACTTTTATTGTTGACTGTTTGCATCTAATTCCTAGTTTTAGATCAGTAGAATTTTCACATGTTAAGAGAAATGGTAATAGGATAACTCATGAATTAGCAAATATGGCTCTTACCACTCCAAACACAATGTGGATGGAAGAAGCACCCCAAAATATCTGTAATATGGCCTGGTTAGAACGCCTAGGACCTATTCATGAATGA